The stretch of DNA ACAGTGGCAAAACAAAGAGTAGAATTGCAGCATATTGAGATCGAACTTCGGGGGCAACTGTTTGCGAGTTCCAAAATCTTGGAGTTGCAGAATACTTATGATGCTCAGATACACGAGCATGTGAATGTAAATATCAAATTACAGGTTCTCTCTTCATTTTTGAGTGGGCATGTTTTCTTAAAGTCTTGATCCATGTTAGACAAATATGTCGATTTGTTATTCTCTTTCTCGCTGAACTTTTGTATTATGTTTGTGTTTTTAGGAACAATTGCATGAGTTGGAACAGAATTTACGTGAGCTGGAGAGAAAGATAGAAGAAAAGGAAAGAGAGCTGCATGCTATTAGATTGGATAATGAAGCGGTtagtttgataattttatttatttttctgaactttgatggtattttatgctGCTGATGCCTgctatttgttttgttttagaTTAAGTTCTCTATATCTTCTTGCAGGCCTGGGCCAAAGAGGACCTTATCAGGGAACAAAGTAAAGAGCTCCAGAGCTACAGGCATGTCCTCCATATATTTATTGAATTAGTTTATTAAGATGTTGATTGCTGCTAatcattgatatttttttattgagttGCTGCAGCCTTTCTTTTTGCAATTTTGTCTCGTTCttgaaatgtttttttttgttcttttaaGCATGTATTTACTGCAAAGCAGGGacaaatctaggattttatatCCAGATGGGCTGAAGTCTGAACTCTACAAATTGTAAACTTTTAGTggaaataaattctaaaaatttAATGTATCAAgattaatactaataataaatcaaatatatcgtgatgtatatatttaattttaatgcACAAAAAATaggtaaaaataataatttttttagtagttttttttagggatttttaataGGTTTTTAAAAATGTTATCATACATATCCATAGTTGGATTAATACTTGAGCCAAACTGCTatgaaaaaatttgatttaatttgagtcattaatattgatatattattttagaGAATATAGTCATGTATTAATGTATACATTATTAAGTGATAAATTCACTGCCATGTATACATATTTCAAGTCCAATAAAGTATATTCACATGAAGCCCAACCacatatattcttaaaattaaATCCAACTCAACATATATGCATAATTATGTAATATATTCACTATCATTTTTATGAAATGCCCAACATATATTTATTCAcacaaaacccaaaaattagGATGGGCTAGACCATATATATCACACAAAGCCTAGCCCAAAATAGCCCCTACAGAGATACATCCCCGCTTCAAAGTAAATAAACCAGTTGGAGAAGTTTTTATTTGTttctaaaacattttctttgttCCTATTTCTTTCTTCTGCATTTCTGAGCCTTGTGTCTTTGGGCGTGTGAATATCTTCCAATAACTTGCATCCTCTTCCAGGAGGGAGAGAGAGAATTCCGAGGCTGAAAGAGTGCAACACATTAAACAAATACATGATCTTCAGGAACATTTTCAAGAAAAAGAACAGCAGTTTTTGGAGCTGCAGGATCAGGTTTGTTTTTGCAATTTTATGACGCAATATTTATTTGACAAATCAGAATGCATTGCTAAATTTTTGTCAAACGGTTCAGAGGAAATATTTATCGTATTCATGTATTTGGCATCACACTGCTGCATTACTGGTTAGATAGTGCTATATTGTTGTCATGATCATCTTAGACTTCATGGAACACTAaattttgttattgaattgaaatTCTGTCCTTGAAAAACATTTGATAATGTGTCTTGTATCATTTTGGcgatgtaaaatattttttgatggATATATCCTACTACCTTGTTGAATGTATTTTGACAATTAGCTTTCTCCATCCAGCATAGAATTGCACAAGATGCCATTATTTTCAAAGATGAACAGTTACGTGAGGCACAAGCTTGGATGACTCGTGCTCGGGAAATGGATGCCTTGCAATCTACCACTAACCATACATTGCATGCTGAACTGCATGAACGTACAGAGCAGTGTAATCAGTTGTGGATAGGCTGTCAAAGACAGGTGGTTAATGTTTTATGTCCTTCAAATAGAAATGCATGTGTTGAGGTTGATTGTTATGTTTTCAAATAGATGataattttatgttttggtCAACCAGTTTGGTGAGATGGAAAGGCTTCATCTGCATATCCAACAGCTGCAGCTTGAATTAGCTGATGCTAGAGAAAGAAGTGGAAGTTACTCAGATGGACCACAAGTATCACAAACAAATTCAAAGGATGTTTCTATCGGACGGAACAAGGGTGGACAGCTGGAGGGAAAAGGCTTGCCGAGTGAAAATTCTGGTAGCGTATTGAATGGAAATTCTGAAAACGTTTTGTCCTTGGCTTCTGGAGGTCATTCGTCAACCCTGGTAGGTGATACTCTTGTTGGATCCATGTGTCTGCTACCTGTGTGCTAAATGAGTTTTGTATCAGTTTGTGATTGCGAGCCTCTGAATCAATCTTTCGGTGAAATACCAACTTCTATAATCTGCAACTTTTTTCTAGTTCGGTCATTTTTGGATCATTTCTTGGCCCATATCAGAGTTTTTATACATGTCAGTATGCCTGTTAAATTTTGTTTTGTCTGCCTGTTTCTTCACAGATTTTAAACTGATCGTAACCATATAACATAATGTTTTGTAGTCTCTCACTTTCTTATGTACTAGAGTATGTGCAATTTTAATCATACTTACTCCTCACAGAGGAGAAAAGTTTTAGGGAGTTCAAAAAATTGCCCCTAATAGATATCAGTTCATGCGTGTCTGTGGCAACCATCGTGTTGTTACTTTAACCTTCCATTTTTTTGGTAGACCGACCATGTTCATGGTGTTCCATTTTCTCCATCACTGATTGGGATGCCAACCTTCCTTCCACCTGGACAGATGGCTGCTTTGCGTCCATTTGTGATTCATCAACAAGGACTACCCCATTCTGTGCAATTGCAAGGAACACAATCCCCTTTTCACTCCGTGCCCGCAATTTCTACAATTCAACAATGGCAGCAGCACCAGGTATGTAGCCTTTACAACTTATTATCAACTCTCTTGATTATATTACGAGTTGTTACAGAAAATAATTTTGTGGCCTTTTTCATTATTTGGTTCAATCAGCCAGATAACCAACATGCGCCTGTGCACCAGCATCAGCAAACCCAAGAAAACTCTGTGGGAACAGAGTCCAATGGTTACTGTCAAGTATCAGAGAATGAGCAAACTCtgaattcgagttatttggataaTAATATCAATCAAGAGTTACTTCCTGGTTCAGTGGTTCTTTCACCAAATGAAGAGGCACAGGTAGCTCAATGAAATTGTCTAATGCAATTTGCCCTGTGCAGCACGATTTCAAATACTCAATTCCCTTCAGCTATTGAACAATGTTCAGGTGCTCAACTCTGTTGATAAAAGCTATGATAGTGTTCAATCTCAACAAAACTTGCTGCAAGTTTCTTCCCAGTTTCATGATTCTCTAAGACTGGATCCTATTGAGAACAATAATGCCAATAAGGTTAGATAATTTCCATTCAACTCCCACTTTTTCAAccatatttttgatctttttgCCATGTATTATTGTTTGTACAGGAAAAGAGTATAAACTCTGTTATTGATAATGGAGTGGAGAACAAAAACCCGGGGATGGAACTTTTGAATCCTTCCATCAGTGCATCCTCATCCGAAGCGTCAACTCCTGTAAATTTCATTGAAACAACAAACACTCCTTTGGTTTCTGTTTTGACCAATGGCATTGTTTCCACCGGACAGAAAACTGATGTGGTTGGGAAGACTGGGGAACACTTTCTACTCGACGAGAGATCATTGCTTGCTTGCATAGTTCGCACGATTGGATCTGGTGGCAGAATTAGGATTAGTTCAACGGTGAGTTAGATTGACCAATGCTTTGTTTACTTGTCTTTCTTTATCCTGATTTTCACAGAAGTAGTTATGACCATTGTTTACAACTATTTTGATGCTGTTTGTGTAAACAGCTCCCTAATAGGCTTGGAAAAATGCTTGGCCCTCTACACTGGCATGATTATAAGAAGCAGTATGGGAAGCTTGATGATTTTGTGGCTAGCCATCCTGAGGTATGACATACTTTTCTCTAATTGTATTTCTTGTTTgtcatttataattttttttatcaagtgTTGTTTTGTTTCTTAAGTTATTCGTGATAGAGGGGGACTTCATTCAGCTCCGAGAGGGTGCACAAGAAATCATAGCTGCTACAGCTGCTGTCGCAAAAGTGGCAGCAGCAGCGGCTGCTGCACCTTCATCATACTCGTCATTTTTGCCTTCTGTGACAGTGACTCCCATGGCACAGTCCCACCGGCTGAAAAAGATATATTCGTTTGATTCCTCACCTGTCAATGTTGATAAGAGCAATTTAAATTCTTCCCACTTATTAGTGACACCGAGTCAAAACTTGAACGGGGCCTCCTTTAACATCAGTGGTGGAATTTCGAATGTCAAAATTTTGAGCAAACCCAAGGATCGTGTGGAAAGAAATGACTCCGAATCTAAGCTGGGTCGATCTGTACAAGTTGAAAATGGGACGAACTCTGACAAGAATGACTTTTTTCAAAGCAAGGGTGTGTCGCAAGCGAGACATGGCACAAGCAGGTATTAATTGGAATGCTGCACcatttttatgtaatttaaaTTTCTGGTACTTCTGAATAATATCTCATGGAATTTATGTTTGTTTTTCGACAGGGCAATTGGGGCTGCCTCCAACCCTAGGAGATAGTAAGCCATGTCATCCTCTTTTATGAAGCATTTGGATTGAGTTTTTTAATAAgtgatttcaaatatattatagTTTGTTTAACTTTAATCTAGAGATTTTCAACTACTCTATTTTCGGTTTGATGGTATTGTGCCATTTGAAATCCgttgttcaaatcattcctcTCTATCAAATTTCTTTTTGCAAATGCAAACTTGAATTGCCTTAGGATGGAGATATTTGGGAGGAAAAGGACATAAAATCATGGAAAAAAGTTTGGTAAATATTGATTGTTGAACTTCTGACTTAATCGAGTTATATCTGAAATCTATTGATCCAAATTTTCCAACTTAAATCAAAATTTCTAAATCAAATATAGCGTcaataattttgatatcaaTTTTTTGGTGGTTATTTGTTGActtcaataaattatttgtaattatttataatcattGTCATTCTTATGATATAAATTTCGGGATTTGTTTTTGCAGGATATGTTTCGGATAACATTTGGAGAGGTTGACGGGAGGGAAACTGTAAAGTTTCATTTTTTAATCTCCGGTTGTACATATCGGACAGAAATCTGATTCTGAATACTGACTTATTTATAACATTATTATATTCGGTTTAATGGAAAGAACTTGAATTTCATCTTCTTTGTGTTTGTGCATCTAGTTTTCATCTGTATTGCTCTAAAATTTGTGAGAATTAGATATTTTActgtataaaaataaaaaaaatgtcgatttttttaaagtttttagcatttttttctTCTGAAAAACTCGATGAAGCGTTAATATGAAGTCAAATATACAAAATACAATCATAAAAGATTCATGTttaactaataaaaatcatatgtcTAAGCTGAACAATGATTCGAAAACCCCCTGCTCCTGCAAATGGTGCAATAAAAACCATAACGGGTCACCAGTTTTAACAATTACAGTTAGAGATGTCAATGGAGCGGGTTTGGCTAAATGCAAGACCCTCATCATGAAAAAAAACTTTGACCTATTACCTGTCCCACCCCGGTTAAATATTCTTCGGACCCACTCCACCTCGAATACGAAACGGGGCCGGGTAGACCCATGAgacccgaatttttttaaaataaaaaagtaatctTTCTTCTCACATGACTGAATTATGAAACAGACAAGCCTCTAAATACAACATTGTggaaaattaattcatgtcttcgaccatacttaataataacaaacaaagtattttcaagatataaagaattacataaaaaaagagTTAATAGCTCTCCAAAAAAATCTTGACATCCCTAAAAATAAgtcataatataatttaaacagatcaatataaaatcagcgAGTAGGCAATATTTCAGACATATTCTTCAGGATCATTTTCCTCTTCATCAAGAATGGTGGAACAAGTTGGTAAACTACTTGAAGAATTAACTGCAAAATTAAATAGAGAAAgtacattgaaaaaataaaactataatttcaaattgtaaaaaaatgtaatttaaaaaaagaaagtacagtaaaaaaaattaaaatgaaagtacaataacaaaataaaactgtGATTTATTTACCTTTCACATCACCCCATAACCATTTTCGCGAGCACATCAATGTCTCCAAAGTCGTTGGATTAAGTCTACTAAGAATGAGGACCGACTATTCTTCCACTATTGCTAAAAGCATATTCAAATGCAACAGTTTACATATGAATAGTTAAGACTGTTATGGTTGAGGTGAGctactaaaaaaatgaaaattaataaaactaaaatccTAGAGTATTTATATCCACATATATGGGGCGGATATGAGGCGGATATTATAGGACCCATGACCCGTCCCATATCCGGACATGTCTGAAAAATTGGACTCGAGACCCGCCCCATGACTCATTTAGTATGCCCAAACCCACTCCATACACACGGGTCCATTGCGGGTCTGAGTAAAACCCGGACCCATTGACATCCTTAGTTACAGTCGATTTGATAATACTTCGAATCATTCGaaatcaaaatttaatcttTTATCTTTAATTCTTAATCGTTGACATGATAGTTAATATTTAACAatctaaataattttaacttggTTAATGTAAATCAAACAATTTGAGTAATATAAAAACGATTAGtaaagaattttaaattttaaaatggaTTTATTAGTCAGATCTCTACATCTTACAAGCCgtttatgtgattttatatcatatatattttatcaaatatatatatatataaaattttgaaatgttgATCATTTACCATGTTCATATCCGTGCACAACTATGAAATAAAACTCTCATATTAGATATAATGAAACATATCCAAaattgtgtgtatatatatgtatatatatatatatatattcaaacgCCATACACAACCAACAGCTGCTTCAGCTTCGTGAAAGAAAATAAACACTGAGGTCAAAGGGTGTGCTGCTGCCTAAACAAAATTTACTACAAGGTTTCATGCCAAGCCGATTAGGTAACACCTTAGCAACATTTAACCAAAATGATGCATCTCAAGTCAGATGTATAAGAAACTGAGAAATGCAATCACTCAGAAAAAGTCCATCTAAGCAACCATAAAGGGTTGAATTTGAGTATCACCAATAAACCTCCCACGACAAATCAAGACTCCCGCATTCATTCTCGTCCATCAACGGATCCCAGAGCAGAGTGTCCGTGACCGTCACCAGAATTAGACTCCATAGCACCCAGCTGGCTTCCTCTTAAATCCATCAAATTACCTGAACCGGCAACTCCAGGTTGCATAAGTAGATGCATACCATTATTAGTTATCCCTCCATGACCAAAATGGCCTTGCAACTGCTGTTGTTGGAATTGTAGAAGCTGATTTTGTTGGTCTTGAGACCTCATAGAATTGAGCTGGAAAGGTAACTTTGCAACAGGAACGCCGACTTGTTGCTGTTGAACAGTTGTTGCGTGAGACTGTAGCACATGGCTTCCGGGTGGGGTAAGAGAACTAGTGGGAAGCTGCAAATACAGCTCATTGTTAGAAAGAGGGAATGCATTTATAGCAAGTATAGAAGACATGCTAGAGACCTGTGAAGGGGGTGCGGTTGATCCTTGTGGCTGAGCATCAGCGATGGCAGCTAAATACATTAAGTTCTTCTGAAGAATGGCTTGATACCTGAATTATTTCATTAACAGAGCATGCCACGTGGCTCAACATACATGGTGAAGTGTTTCATATTGGAGTTTAGATTAATGATTGGAGACAAGTATTGCCTGAAAAATGATCGTGTATTgtttgtaaaaaataatatgaaaaaCGAAAATGACCTCCGAAAACTTGGTGTTTAAGTGAACTTTGGCTATAATCTCATCAAGTTATGTACATACATACAATAAAAGCACAGCATACTATTTCATACACATCCGATTTAGAAAGAAGAGTCCCACaccttttcttcttcttttattGTCTCCCCAATTCTCCCTTGTGTAGATACTAAATACTAGTTTGTTTTTTTACCATGAATAAGTATTTCACTTTGAACATGACTACTCAACAAACGAAATGCATTCAATTACCACACTTCTAAAGCAAAAGGAGTCCGTGTTATGAGAAAAATGGCCTATGTAAATTTAAATAACAAGTCTTTGCAAGGTCGAAAAATCCTAGCAAACTTCATCATCTTCAAATATTAAAGAATTGAATTGGATCACAGCCGCGGATTATTTATTACCGCAACCCTATAATGATCCGGTAGTACAGATGAAGCACAAATTCATTCAAGACATCAGTATTCATTTTCTATATAGAGTCAAATACCGGCAAAAACTGAAACGACTCAAGGAAAACATAAACATAGAACTAAAAAAATTCACATAAATGCAATAAATTCGCATGGAAATGAATCAAATGCGACTCACTGAGCACATTCAGCCATTTTCCCAATTTTTTGGCTCTCCAGTATAGCCATGATCAAGTTTTTGTTCTCATCCAACAACTGCATCGACAAGAATTTACCAACGTAAGATTTTGGCATGAATGACCCGTAATCATATAAATCGCAGAACACAATTATCTCATAAATTCCCACACTTCATCCCGTAGTCATACAAGTGggaaatttcaaattattttttagatacTGCAGAAAAGGCATGTAATTTTCAGAAGTGGTCCAATGTATCCGccccaaaaataaataaataatagagaaaaatcaaaatatagcgttttccaacaaaaaaaaaaacatgaatcaTTTCGAGAAAAAcaaaagaataataataaatgaaaacaaaaaaCTCGAAAAAAACCTTTTGAATCTGCTCGGTGGAGACGAGACTGAGTGGGGACGGGGTGGTAGCAGAATTCATTCCTTGGGGTGCGTGTTGCTGCATTTTTGCTCCTATTTACACTGATTTCTTCCAAATAACCCTAAGCTCGAAATTTGGATGGAAAGGAATCGAAATGATTAATGATTTGACTTCTGAAATGGAAACTACTCCCGTCAATGTAATTTGTTGGttacaaatataaatatttcacTTGCATACCAAAAACCAATAATTTTCACAATTTAATCTATcttttttggaattttttatTTACGAAAACTAGAACGAGAAATTTTAATATGAAAaagagattttttatttttgcttcaaaaaaaaaaaattaattgaatgaTATTATTTACAAGTTACTTTAGGTAGGAAGGTACTTCCATAATTATTCAACGATTTTTTGAAAGTTAAAACAAGGATTAAAATAAAAAGTGGTTTAAAACAAATCAATTGTAGTATTTTTAAGATATGGAAAATAACTCGTGAAATTGTTTCATAAGtttttatgtgtttttttttaatttgcaccgataaatattctatttaaaGTAATTTTTGATCGAGAAAGATAAGTTCCTTTCTTGGAGAGACTTGTTTGGCATTATATATGTACGAAAACTTGTATAGGACGATTTCACGGGTTGTATTTTataagacggatctcttatttaaatcatccatgaaaaaatattactttttatgctaagaatattactttttattatgaatatcggtaaagtTGACCCGTcgcacagataaaaattcgtgagaacatctcacaagagacctactcttttatatatatatatatatatatatatatattaatatatcatcCGTGCGATCcatgtgatattttatgaaactaACGATTAAATTTTGTAAGTACGCACGTTTGAATAATTACTTAAAATTAACAATATAatgtaataaatatatttaaattttaattattattataaaaatattgtaaATTTACACGCTTCCTAGATTTTTAACATACAGGCTCTGGTTCATTTAGAGCTTATATTTcaacattttaagaaaaattaaaagattccttttaataattaatttatat from Primulina tabacum isolate GXHZ01 chromosome 3, ASM2559414v2, whole genome shotgun sequence encodes:
- the LOC142540344 gene encoding uncharacterized protein LOC142540344 isoform X5; its protein translation is MDTTAAGAAATRGGVSLPLSSSSQPSRKEWRVVSEQMVRNSANEEVERSKIGQSDERLIYEVQHGRESINMDFRSITIDRGLDNNVLQQRLQTVAKQRVELQHIEIELRGQLFASSKILELQNTYDAQIHEHVNVNIKLQEQLHELEQNLRELERKIEEKERELHAIRLDNEAAWAKEDLIREQSKELQSYRRERENSEAERVQHIKQIHDLQEHFQEKEQQFLELQDQHRIAQDAIIFKDEQLREAQAWMTRAREMDALQSTTNHTLHAELHERTEQCNQLWIGCQRQFGEMERLHLHIQQLQLELADARERSGSYSDGPQVSQTNSKDVSIGRNKGGQLEGKGLPSENSGSVLNGNSENVLSLASGGHSSTLTDHVHGVPFSPSLIGMPTFLPPGQMAALRPFVIHQQGLPHSVQLQGTQSPFHSVPAISTIQQWQQHQPDNQHAPVHQHQQTQENSVGTESNGYCQVSENEQTLNSSYLDNNINQELLPGSVVLSPNEEAQLLNNVQVLNSVDKSYDSVQSQQNLLQVSSQFHDSLRLDPIENNNANKEKSINSVIDNGVENKNPGMELLNPSISASSSEASTPKTDVVGKTGEHFLLDERSLLACIVRTIGSGGRIRISSTLPNRLGKMLGPLHWHDYKKQYGKLDDFVASHPELFVIEGDFIQLREGAQEIIAATAAVAKVAAAAAAAPSSYSSFLPSVTVTPMAQSHRLKKIYSFDSSPVNVDKSNLNSSHLLVTPSQNLNGASFNISGGISNVKILSKPKDRVERNDSESKLGRSVQVENGTNSDKNDFFQSKGVSQARHGTSRAIGAASNPRR
- the LOC142540344 gene encoding uncharacterized protein LOC142540344 isoform X2 translates to MDTTAAGAAATRGGVSLPLSSSSQPSRKEWRVVSEQMVRNSANEEVERSKIGQSDERLIYEVQHGRESINMDFRSITIDRGLDNNVLQQRLQTVAKQRVELQHIEIELRGQLFASSKILELQNTYDAQIHEHVNVNIKLQEQLHELEQNLRELERKIEEKERELHAIRLDNEAAWAKEDLIREQSKELQSYRRERENSEAERVQHIKQIHDLQEHFQEKEQQFLELQDQHRIAQDAIIFKDEQLREAQAWMTRAREMDALQSTTNHTLHAELHERTEQCNQLWIGCQRQFGEMERLHLHIQQLQLELADARERSGSYSDGPQVSQTNSKDVSIGRNKGGQLEGKGLPSENSGSVLNGNSENVLSLASGGHSSTLTDHVHGVPFSPSLIGMPTFLPPGQMAALRPFVIHQQGLPHSVQLQGTQSPFHSVPAISTIQQWQQHQPDNQHAPVHQHQQTQENSVGTESNGYCQVSENEQTLNSSYLDNNINQELLPGSVVLSPNEEAQLLNNVQVLNSVDKSYDSVQSQQNLLQVSSQFHDSLRLDPIENNNANKEKSINSVIDNGVENKNPGMELLNPSISASSSEASTPVNFIETTNTPLVSVLTNGIVSTGQKTDVVGKTGEHFLLDERSLLACIVRTIGSGGRIRISSTLPNRLGKMLGPLHWHDYKKQYGKLDDFVASHPELFVIEGDFIQLREGAQEIIAATAAVAKVAAAAAAAPSSYSSFLPSVTVTPMAQSHRLKKIYSFDSSPVNVDKSNLNSSHLLVTPSQNLNGASFNISGGISNVKILSKPKDRVERNDSESKLGRSVQVENGTNSDKNDFFQSKGVSQARHGTSRAIGAASNPRR
- the LOC142540344 gene encoding uncharacterized protein LOC142540344 isoform X8, with product MDTTAAGAAATRGGVSLPLSSSSQPSRKEWRVVSEQMVRNSANEEVERSKIGQSDERLIYEVQHGRESINMDFRSITIDRGLDNNVLQQRLQTVAKQRVELQHIEIELRGQLFASSKILELQNTYDAQIHEHVNVNIKLQEQLHELEQNLRELERKIEEKERELHAIRLDNEAAWAKEDLIREQSKELQSYRRERENSEAERVQHIKQIHDLQEHFQEKEQQFLELQDQHRIAQDAIIFKDEQLREAQAWMTRAREMDALQSTTNHTLHAELHERTEQCNQLWIGCQRQFGEMERLHLHIQQLQLELADARERSGSYSDGPQVSQTNSKDVSIGRNKGGQLEGKGLPSENSGSVLNGNSENVLSLASGGHSSTLTDHVHGVPFSPSLIGMPTFLPPGQMAALRPFVIHQQGLPHSVQLQGTQSPFHSVPAISTIQQWQQHQPDNQHAPVHQHQQTQENSVGTESNGYCQVSENEQTLNSSYLDNNINQELLPGSVVLSPNEEAQEKSINSVIDNGVENKNPGMELLNPSISASSSEASTPVNFIETTNTPLVSVLTNGIVSTGQKTDVVGKTGEHFLLDERSLLACIVRTIGSGGRIRISSTLPNRLGKMLGPLHWHDYKKQYGKLDDFVASHPELFVIEGDFIQLREGAQEIIAATAAVAKVAAAAAAAPSSYSSFLPSVTVTPMAQSHRLKKIYSFDSSPVNVDKSNLNSSHLLVTPSQNLNGASFNISGGISNVKILSKPKDRVERNDSESKLGRSVQVENGTNSDKNDFFQSKGVSQARHGTSRAIGAASNPRR
- the LOC142540344 gene encoding uncharacterized protein LOC142540344 isoform X1 gives rise to the protein MDTTAAGAAATRGGVSLPLSSSSQPSRKEWRVVSEQMVRNSANEEVERSKIGQSDERLIYEVQHGRESINMDFRSITIDRGLDNNVLQQRLQTVAKQRVELQHIEIELRGQLFASSKILELQNTYDAQIHEHVNVNIKLQEQLHELEQNLRELERKIEEKERELHAIRLDNEAAWAKEDLIREQSKELQSYRRERENSEAERVQHIKQIHDLQEHFQEKEQQFLELQDQHRIAQDAIIFKDEQLREAQAWMTRAREMDALQSTTNHTLHAELHERTEQCNQLWIGCQRQFGEMERLHLHIQQLQLELADARERSGSYSDGPQVSQTNSKDVSIGRNKGGQLEGKGLPSENSGSVLNGNSENVLSLASGGHSSTLTDHVHGVPFSPSLIGMPTFLPPGQMAALRPFVIHQQGLPHSVQLQGTQSPFHSVPAISTIQQWQQHQPDNQHAPVHQHQQTQENSVGTESNGYCQVSENEQTLNSSYLDNNINQELLPGSVVLSPNEEAQLLNNVQVLNSVDKSYDSVQSQQNLLQVSSQFHDSLRLDPIENNNANKEKSINSVIDNGVENKNPGMELLNPSISASSSEASTPVNFIETTNTPLVSVLTNGIVSTGQKTDVVGKTGEHFLLDERSLLACIVRTIGSGGRIRISSTLPNRLGKMLGPLHWHDYKKQYGKLDDFVASHPELFVIEGDFIQLREGAQEIIAATAAVAKVAAAAAAAPSSYSSFLPSVTVTPMAQSHRLKKIYSFDSSPVNVDKSNLNSSHLLVTPSQNLNGASFNISGGISNVKILSKPKDRVERNDSESKLGRSVQVENGTNSDKNDFFQSKGVSQARHGTSRAIGAASNPRR
- the LOC142540344 gene encoding uncharacterized protein LOC142540344 isoform X6 — its product is MDTTAAGAAATRGGVSLPLSSSSQPSRKEWRVVSEQMVRNSANEEVERSKIGQSDERLIYEVQHGRESINMDFRSITIDRGLDNNVLQQRLQTVAKQRVELQHIEIELRGQLFASSKILELQNTYDAQIHEHVNVNIKLQEQLHELEQNLRELERKIEEKERELHAIRLDNEAAWAKEDLIREQSKELQSYRRERENSEAERVQHIKQIHDLQEHFQEKEQQFLELQDQHRIAQDAIIFKDEQLREAQAWMTRAREMDALQSTTNHTLHAELHERTEQCNQLWIGCQRQFGEMERLHLHIQQLQLELADARERSGSYSDGPQVSQTNSKDVSIGRNKGGQLEGKGLPSENSGSVLNGNSENVLSLASGGHSSTLMAALRPFVIHQQGLPHSVQLQGTQSPFHSVPAISTIQQWQQHQPDNQHAPVHQHQQTQENSVGTESNGYCQVSENEQTLNSSYLDNNINQELLPGSVVLSPNEEAQLLNNVQVLNSVDKSYDSVQSQQNLLQVSSQFHDSLRLDPIENNNANKEKSINSVIDNGVENKNPGMELLNPSISASSSEASTPVNFIETTNTPLVSVLTNGIVSTGQKTDVVGKTGEHFLLDERSLLACIVRTIGSGGRIRISSTLPNRLGKMLGPLHWHDYKKQYGKLDDFVASHPELFVIEGDFIQLREGAQEIIAATAAVAKVAAAAAAAPSSYSSFLPSVTVTPMAQSHRLKKIYSFDSSPVNVDKSNLNSSHLLVTPSQNLNGASFNISGGISNVKILSKPKDRVERNDSESKLGRSVQVENGTNSDKNDFFQSKGVSQARHGTSRAIGAASNPRR
- the LOC142540344 gene encoding uncharacterized protein LOC142540344 isoform X4, producing MDTTAAGAAATRGGVSLPLSSSSQPSRKEWRVVSEQMVRNSANEEVERSKIGQSDERLIYEVQHGRESINMDFRSITIDRGLDNNVLQQRLQTVAKQRVELQHIEIELRGQLFASSKILELQNTYDAQIHEHVNVNIKLQEQLHELEQNLRELERKIEEKERELHAIRLDNEAAWAKEDLIREQSKELQSYRRERENSEAERVQHIKQIHDLQEHFQEKEQQFLELQDQHRIAQDAIIFKDEQLREAQAWMTRAREMDALQSTTNHTLHAELHERTEQCNQLWIGCQRQFGEMERLHLHIQQLQLELADARERSGSYSDGPQVSQTNSKDVSIGRNKGGQLEGKGLPSENSGSVLNGNSENVLSLASGGHSSTLTDHVHGVPFSPSLIGMPTFLPPGQMAALRPFVIHQQGLPHSVQLQGTQSPFHSVPAISTIQQWQQHQPDNQHAPVHQHQQTQENSVGTESNGYCQVSENEQTLNSSYLDNNINQELLPGSVVLSPNEEAQVLNSVDKSYDSVQSQQNLLQVSSQFHDSLRLDPIENNNANKEKSINSVIDNGVENKNPGMELLNPSISASSSEASTPVNFIETTNTPLVSVLTNGIVSTGQKTDVVGKTGEHFLLDERSLLACIVRTIGSGGRIRISSTLPNRLGKMLGPLHWHDYKKQYGKLDDFVASHPELFVIEGDFIQLREGAQEIIAATAAVAKVAAAAAAAPSSYSSFLPSVTVTPMAQSHRLKKIYSFDSSPVNVDKSNLNSSHLLVTPSQNLNGASFNISGGISNVKILSKPKDRVERNDSESKLGRSVQVENGTNSDKNDFFQSKGVSQARHGTSRAIGAASNPRR